The proteins below come from a single Eucalyptus grandis isolate ANBG69807.140 chromosome 3, ASM1654582v1, whole genome shotgun sequence genomic window:
- the LOC104437084 gene encoding polyadenylate-binding protein-interacting protein 5, giving the protein MKSGSSSLNPHAASYVPLSKRVADHKGGAFEGTFGDCKSSNVTAFSEPLVQFDQGQDRGRAAIHPNFHETSNFPAVEYFSSKSHSAHGSTSRQPINFSDKQVPDEELEMDVEYLQMQFPGLSDQSIADVYLANKGDLDATIDMLSQLEFNLDDFPENLPETLDIGDVAVPTSVAESGYVKLKSVKGEATASSSS; this is encoded by the exons ATGAAGTCAGGATCTTCCTCTTTAAATCCACACGCGGCATCTTACGTGCCACTTTCTAAGAGAGTAGCAGATCATAAAGGCGGTGCTTTTGAAGGAACATTTGGAGACTGTAAGTCCTCCAATGTGACAGCCTTCTCTGAACCTCTTGTGCAATTTGATCAAGGTCAGGACCGAGGGAGAGCAGCTATTCACCCAAATTTCCATGAGACTTCAAATTTTCCGGCTGTAGAGTATTTCTCTTCAAAGAGCCACTCTGCACATGGTTCGACGTCAAGGCAACCAATTAATTTTTCAGACAAACAGGTGCCTGATGAGGAACTGGAAATGGACGTAGAGTATCTTCAGATGCAATTTCCTGGATTATCTGATCAATCCATTGCTGACGTCTACCTGGCAAATAAGGGAGATCTGGACGCAACTATTGACATGTTGAGCCAGCTTGAG TTCAACCTGGATGACTTTCCTGAAAATCTACCAGAAACTCTTGACATTGGTGATGTTGCAGTACCGACTTCTGTTGCAGAGTCTGGATATGTGAAATTGAAGAGTGTGAAGGGTGAGGCAACTGCTTCGTCATCTAGCTGA
- the LOC104437083 gene encoding dnaJ homolog subfamily B member 4 isoform X2 has protein sequence MGVDYYEILKVDKNATDDDLKKAYRKLAMKWHPDKNPTDKKEAEAKFKQISEAYEVLNDPQKRMIYDQDGEEGLKDMPPPGSSGNSSGFNPRSAEDIFAEFFGSSPFEFSSPGPGRSMRFQSDGGGGMFGGFTGGENIFRSYSEGGSPVPRKPPPIESKLPCCLAELYSGSTRKMKISRTVMDANGRQTTETEILTIEVKPGWKKGTKITFPDKGNEQPNQLPADLVFVIDEKAHDVFQRDGNDLIMNHRVTLAEAIGGTTVNLTTLDGRDLSIPVTDIVSPGYELAVAREGMPIVKEPGNRGDLRIKFEVKFPNQLTEEQRAGLKRALGG, from the exons ATGGGGGTGGATTATTACGAGATACTGAAGGTGGACAAGAACGCGACCGACGATGATCTGAAGAAGGCGTACAGGAAATTGGCCATGAAGTGGCATCCCGACAAGAACCCCACCGACAAGAAGGAAGCCGAGGCCAAATTCAAGCAGATCTCCGAAGCCTATGAG GTTTTGAATGATCCTCAGAAAAGGATGATCTACGATCAAGACGGCGAGGAAGGCTTGAAGGACATGCCCCCTCCCGGCAGCAGCGGCAACTCGAGCGGTTTCAACCCCAGAAGCGCGGAAGACATATTCGCGGAGTTCTTCGGGAGTAGCCCTTTCGAATTCTCGTCGCCGGGACCTGGGAGGTCGATGAGATTCCAATCCGATGGGGGCGGAGGAATGTTCGGGGGATTCACCGGAGGCGAGAACATCTTCCGATCGTATAGCGAGGGGGGCAGCCCCGTGCCCCGTAAGCCGCCGCCGATCGAGAGCAAACTGCCTTGCTGTCTCGCGGAACTGTACTCGGGATCGACcaggaaaatgaagatatcaAGAACAGTGATGGATGCCAACGG CCGACAAACCACGGAGACGGAGATACTGACGATCGAGGTGAAGCCCGGATGGAAGAAAGGAACGAAGATCACTTTCCCCGACAAAGGGAACGAGCAGCCGAACCAACTCCCCGCCGACCTCGTGTTCGTGATAGACGAGAAGGCTCACGATGTTTTCCAAAGAGACGGCAACGACCTCATCATGAACCACAGGGTGACGCTGGCGGAGGCGATCGGCGGCACGACGGTGAACCTCACCACGCTGGACGGCCGGGACCTGTCGATCCCGGTGACGGACATCGTGAGCCCCGGGTACGAGCTGGCGGTCGCGAGGGAAGGGATGCCCATAGTGAAGGAGCCAGGGAACAGGGGAGATCTGAGGATCAAGTTCGAGGTGAAGTTCCCGAACCAATTGACGGAGGAGCAGCGGGCGGGACTCAAGCGCGCTCTAGGGGGTTGA
- the LOC104437083 gene encoding dnaJ homolog subfamily B member 4 isoform X1: MGVDYYEILKVDKNATDDDLKKAYRKLAMKWHPDKNPTDKKEAEAKFKQISEAYEVLNDPQKRMIYDQDGEEGLKDMPPPGSSGNSSGFNPRSAEDIFAEFFGSSPFEFSSPGPGRSMRFQSDGGGGMFGGFTGGENIFRSYSEGGSPVPRKPPPIESKLPCCLAELYSGSTRKMKISRTVMDANGYAHLLILVRQTTETEILTIEVKPGWKKGTKITFPDKGNEQPNQLPADLVFVIDEKAHDVFQRDGNDLIMNHRVTLAEAIGGTTVNLTTLDGRDLSIPVTDIVSPGYELAVAREGMPIVKEPGNRGDLRIKFEVKFPNQLTEEQRAGLKRALGG; the protein is encoded by the exons ATGGGGGTGGATTATTACGAGATACTGAAGGTGGACAAGAACGCGACCGACGATGATCTGAAGAAGGCGTACAGGAAATTGGCCATGAAGTGGCATCCCGACAAGAACCCCACCGACAAGAAGGAAGCCGAGGCCAAATTCAAGCAGATCTCCGAAGCCTATGAG GTTTTGAATGATCCTCAGAAAAGGATGATCTACGATCAAGACGGCGAGGAAGGCTTGAAGGACATGCCCCCTCCCGGCAGCAGCGGCAACTCGAGCGGTTTCAACCCCAGAAGCGCGGAAGACATATTCGCGGAGTTCTTCGGGAGTAGCCCTTTCGAATTCTCGTCGCCGGGACCTGGGAGGTCGATGAGATTCCAATCCGATGGGGGCGGAGGAATGTTCGGGGGATTCACCGGAGGCGAGAACATCTTCCGATCGTATAGCGAGGGGGGCAGCCCCGTGCCCCGTAAGCCGCCGCCGATCGAGAGCAAACTGCCTTGCTGTCTCGCGGAACTGTACTCGGGATCGACcaggaaaatgaagatatcaAGAACAGTGATGGATGCCAACGGGTATGCACACCTACTCATCCTTGT CCGACAAACCACGGAGACGGAGATACTGACGATCGAGGTGAAGCCCGGATGGAAGAAAGGAACGAAGATCACTTTCCCCGACAAAGGGAACGAGCAGCCGAACCAACTCCCCGCCGACCTCGTGTTCGTGATAGACGAGAAGGCTCACGATGTTTTCCAAAGAGACGGCAACGACCTCATCATGAACCACAGGGTGACGCTGGCGGAGGCGATCGGCGGCACGACGGTGAACCTCACCACGCTGGACGGCCGGGACCTGTCGATCCCGGTGACGGACATCGTGAGCCCCGGGTACGAGCTGGCGGTCGCGAGGGAAGGGATGCCCATAGTGAAGGAGCCAGGGAACAGGGGAGATCTGAGGATCAAGTTCGAGGTGAAGTTCCCGAACCAATTGACGGAGGAGCAGCGGGCGGGACTCAAGCGCGCTCTAGGGGGTTGA
- the LOC104437081 gene encoding death-inducer obliterator 1 produces the protein MSNNLVSQPLSIPSTQMVPLEAIPNRVESSMQDVQMGFPGIGPDESASQPSLLRQQSRNVGTMSMYENNAGYLEGRENFLVPQRTSMPIEDMGNMFNNQAVQQLPMMNKRKASMGPMPSSPSPRSAMVPNKRAAQVEHRPWLQPSAPTRKSMPGQSISTPGVKHSPAPNRKLGPAESISPRSAPQRLSVPKNQMSNVQPSPKVQSDSSGSVRSKMRESLAAALALVNYEEGRSPIGKDSKNRDLSAQSSRVDAQPAPNPGDAVDNVHEVQEGKVTSCDGFGIHHVRNSSIVSQEAFATERSGDSNTSSISNVQDLQRGSVLVPEDLPFSDNFFVKDELLQGNGLSWVMDSDQNPAERRGNQDSEMKEKVHDELNGRSAMAFQSPEVLASRIEAELFKLFGGVNKKYKEKGRSLLFNLKDRSNPELRERVVSGGIPPERLCSMTAEELASKELSEWRMAKAEEFAQMVVLPDAEVDIKRLVRKTHKGEFQVEVEQDDVSAEVSSAVTSGHLDPKKADDQESPANEPGEKDENMKAGGRKSDLAVQGAAYTLTIPTEDHASDVDIMEENVTEDLPPIVSLDEFMECLESEPPFKDLQADAGKSEPASEKVLKIRSSEGSLNDSADMTEKKSVEISQPASEKDLKAKSPERSPNNTTNVTEEESSKVDETLSLANIDIRSSDHHGKYDSKHHTVASKGELIWEGSLQLITSIISVIGIFKSGEKTPSKDWSRSLEIKGRVRLDAFEKFLQDLRMSRSRAIMVVHFVCKEESSESDRASLGEVADSYVLDERVGFAEPSQGVELYLCPPHARIREMLSRILPEDQLNVLSDVENGLIGVVVWRRSHLTSAIPSHTTKFTSKKQHLSSRRHQEKDVNFNSNLHHGLLAHPSSIQQQPIVDGDDDDDVPPGFGPGAARAARDEDDLPEFNFSGGSRSVGLNPTQNMSAGSGLAPSYGHTRAAPVSHIRELIHKYGQTGVGAPSENYGVPVQPWNDDEDDIPEWNPQGLYNIQQPSRGRAEVRVASAQQSQNSSPYLSREPLVRNAQQRSASGVHGGQVYVAPQARPPGWRQDTRRDRGFDLSFGWM, from the exons ATGTCGAACAACCTGGTATCACAGCCTCTATCAATACCAAGTACACAAATGGTTCCATTGGAAGCCATTCCAAATAGAGTGGAATCATCCATGCAAGATGTCCAAATGGGTTTCCCTGGGATTGGTCCTGATGAATCTGCCTCACAGCCTTCACTGTTAAGACAACAAAGCAGAAACGTTGGCACTATGTCAATGTACGAGAATAATGCTGGATATTTAGAGGGGAGGGAAAATTTTTTGGTGCCACAAAGAACTTCAATGCCAATAGAAGATATGGGTAACATGTTCAATAATCAGGCAGTGCAGCAGCTTCCGATGATGAACAAGAGGAAGGCTTCGATGGGTCCCATGCCCAGCAGCCCTTCGCCTCGATCAGCTATGGTGCCTAATAAGCGAGCAGCCCAAGTGGAGCATAGGCCGTGGTTGCAACCATCAGCACCAACTAGAAAAAGTATGCCTGGCCAGTCCATATCGACACCAGGAGTAAAACACTCGCCGGCTCCAAACAGGAAGCTGGGACCAGCGGAATCCATTTCCCCAAGATCGGCGCCACAGCGTCTATCAGTTCCAAAGAATCAGATGTCTAATGTGCagccatctccaaaggttcaatCTGATTCATCTGGGTCAGTGAGATCCAAGATGAGGGAATCGCTAGCTGCAGCATTAGCTTTGGTCAATTATGAGGAAGGTAGATCTCCAATTGGAAAAGATTCCAAAAACAGGGATTTAAGTGCACAAAGTTCGAGAGTGGACGCCCAGCCTGCACCCAATCCCGGTGATGCTGTTGATAATGTACATGAAGTTCAGGAGGGGAAAGTCACTTCTTGTGATGGATTTGGTATCCATCATGTCCGTAATAGCTCTATTGTGTCGCAGGAGGCTTTTGCTACCGAACGCAGCGGTGATTCCAACACATCCTCAATATCTAATGTCCAGGACTTGCAACGTGGTAGTGTTCTGGTTCCAGAGGATCTTCCTTTCAGTGACAACTTCTTTGTGAAAGATGAGCTTTTGCAAGGGAATGGACTATCTTGGGTAATGGATTCAGACCAAAATCCGGCGGAAAGAAGGGGTAATCAAGACAgtgaaatgaaagagaaagtgCATGATGAATTGAATGGACGAAGTGCAATGGCATTCCAATCCCCGGAAGTTTTGGCATCCAGGATTGAAGCTGAGCTCTTTAAATTATTTGGGGGTGTTAATAAGAAATATAAAGAGAAGGGTAGGTCTTTGTTGTTCAATTTGAAGGATCGCAGTAACCCTGAACTGAGAGAAAGAGTTGTTTCTGGAGGAATTCCTCCAGAAAGACTTTGCTCTATGACTGCTGAAGAACTTGCTTCAAAGGAGCTTTCCGAGTGGCGAATGGCAAAGGCTGAAGAATTTGCTCAAATGGTAGTTTTACCGGATGCTGAGGTTGATATCAAGCGTCTGGTGAGGAAAACGCATAAGGGGGAGTTTCAAGTGGAAGTGGAGCAGGATGATGTCTCAGCGGAGGTTTCAAGTGCGGTAACTTCTGGTCATCTTGATCCGAAAAAAGCTGATGATCAGGAATCCCCTGCGAATGAACCTGGAGAAAAGGATGAGAACATGAAGGCTGGAGGTAGAAAGAGTGATTTAGCAGTCCAGGGTGCTGCATACACTCTTACAATTCCCACTGAAGACCATGCATCGGATGTAGATATTATGGAAGAAAATGTGACGGAGGATCTCCCTCCAATTGTGTCCCTAGATGAATTTATGGAATGCCTGGAATCAGAGCCTCCGTTTAAAGATTTACAGGCAGATGCTGGAAAGTCTGAGCCTGCTTCTGAAAAGGTTTTGAAGATTAGATCCTCTGAGGGAAGTCTGAATGACTCAGCTGATATGACTGAAAAGAAGTCCGTTGAAATATCCCAGCCTGCCTCTGAAAAGGATTTGAAGGCTAAATCTCCTGAGAGAAGTCCGAATAACACCACTAATGTGACTGAAGAGGAGTCTAGCAAAGTTGATGAAACATTGTCCCTGGCTAACATTGACATTAGATCTAGTGACCACCATGGAAAATATGATAGCAAACATCATACAGTAGCATCGAAGGGTGAGCTGATTTGGGAAGGCTCCCTTCAACTTATAACGTCCATTATCTCAGTAATTGGCATTTTTAAGAG CGGTGAGAAGACGCCGTCGAAGGATTGGAGCAGGTCTCTAGAGATCAAGGGGAGGGTCAGACTTGATGCATTTGAGAAGTTCCTTCAAGATCTACGCATGTCCCGTAGTCGTGCAATCATG GTGGTGCATTTTGTTTGTAAGGAGGAATCATCTGAGAGTGACCGTGCAAGCCTTGGCGAG GTTGCAGATTCGTATGTCTTAGATGAGAGAGTGGGTTTTGCTGAGCCTTCCCAAGGAGTGGAACTCTACCTTTGTCCACCCCATGCCAGAATCCGTGAAATGCTCAGCAGGATCCTACCGGAAGACCAGCTTAACGTGCTTAGCGATGTAGAAAACGGCCTTATTGGTGTTGTTGTATGGAGAAGAAGTCATTTAACTTCCGCAATACCATCCCACACCACtaaatttacctcaaaaaaGCAGCATTTGTCCTCTAGGAGGCATCAAGAAAAGGATGTAAACTTTAATTCGAACTTGCATCACGGGCTTCTCGCCCATCCTAGTAGCATTCAACAACAACCTATTGTTGATGgggatgacgatgacgatgttCCCCCTGGGTTCGGCCCCGGTGCAGCGAGAGCTGCCCGGGACGAAGATGACCTGCCGGAGTTTAATTTTTCTGGTGGGTCGAGGTCGGTGGGATTGAACCCGACCCAGAACATGTCTGCTGGTTCGGGACTGGCTCCCTCTTATGGGCATACCCGAGCAGCACCTGTATCGCACATAAGGGAACTCATACATAAGTATGGACAAACAGGAGTGGGTGCTCCTTCAGAAAACTATGGTGTTCCGGTTCAGCCGTGGAATGATGACGAGGACGACATTCCAGAGTGGAATCCACAGGGCTTATATAACATACAACAGCCATCGCGGGGTAGGGCGGAAGTGCGTGTTGCATCTGCCCAGCAATCACAAAACTCCAGCCCCTATTTATCGCGAGAACCATTAGTTAGGAACGCGCAACAGCGGTCAGCATCGGGCGTACATGGGGGCCAAGTCTACGTTGCGCCCCAAGCTAGGCCACCTGGGTGGCGGCAAGACACTCGTAGGGATAGAGggtttgatctttcttttggttGGATGTAA